In Nocardioides sp. JQ2195, a genomic segment contains:
- a CDS encoding DNRLRE domain-containing protein: protein MVFLTGFLGLAVVSRRSCLVFSSYIYFHGGISLTLRRFGIAGAASALLLASGVTTVGFAGTGDTAVAADQLQAQPLITEAPDSGEARLQSKLTGHSVEDLSQRDEFSRVLANPDGSWTAQTHPEPVWVKSDDGEWHDVDTHLVRRGDVLVPKYAVADVALPADQSRTFATLSQGDSTIEWSWGEQLPEPIVDGPTATYPDVIEGGDLQVTALATGFTYNFILREAPTEPLVLPVLVEGGDVRETAQGAIKVSTPDDDLSASAPQPVMWDSSDGVRDEPGNAATVDTTLSGASTDQTTINLKPNRDFLTDAATEYPVVVDPSFTTFASGDAWVQNRTYTTGQTSSPELRVGTNDGGTTRSRAFMHFDNGTARWEGKKILSAKLVLRNFHSTTCANSPTRATRITNAWLGDDLTWSNQPSVASAGSVDYGVAKGADGCPAGDATWNITNIVAGWASGAFPNHGIRLAAGNESSNNSWRRYRSVNYTNYPNNRPHIDVTYNSYPGVPSSLSISESNKIGTVTRTRSVTPVFTTKVSDADPGTSSAQYEVTQAGTVLIPFTRGVGTNAADGSISSFKVPEGILTEGDTYQVRARGTDGSVYSGAGWALTFTVDSTAPEPVTITSSVYPADNTWNGAANEQGTFEVTPSGTGTKVRAWLDEQAPQEQATTGAPVNFMVTPSSTGRHVFKAQAIDAAGNASETIEHSFLVGDLDAQSTSELVNQVVQEHFGDLVTIYDPTDPGDEAIDAEKAAGTFPALDPTTDGLTNTETPPPGFVDVDEPEVLEVDPEADFPTDTLVLPEDSAGLIGQIDSGGVPVTSWDLPQGASSSEAELTPGDVIVYPNSDPGIDTIAVRESENSVETFHLVRSANSASSFTYDPTLLSGQEIIISTDDNIATIVDESGDYVLSVEAPTARDAAGEQIPVSLTNQNGNLVVALAPTSESTVTYPVLVDPTFLARDSSYAKTGAERDFCILPWHLKDCQTARKDAAKARDSANYRFRDYRGSLYQGAGDAYRHCYWSARLRQHIGYDDSYAILTLHESTSKYNDRAMDLNNNMWGRKVGLVYKESAHPIMNSVAWCEGYAHLSATHPDWHRLYMLGPWNCSSPRPPGSKAPLYWSETPDGPC from the coding sequence ATGGTCTTTCTGACCGGGTTTCTCGGTTTGGCAGTGGTAAGTCGAAGGTCTTGCCTAGTCTTCTCCTCCTACATCTACTTTCATGGGGGAATCTCGTTGACACTTCGACGATTCGGCATCGCAGGTGCCGCATCAGCTCTGCTCCTTGCTTCTGGTGTCACAACAGTCGGATTTGCAGGCACGGGTGATACAGCTGTTGCGGCAGACCAACTCCAAGCACAGCCATTGATCACGGAGGCCCCGGATTCCGGAGAGGCACGCCTTCAATCGAAACTCACTGGCCACTCAGTCGAAGACCTGTCCCAACGTGACGAATTCTCTCGTGTTCTCGCGAATCCTGATGGCTCGTGGACTGCGCAGACTCACCCTGAGCCGGTTTGGGTTAAGTCTGACGACGGCGAGTGGCACGACGTGGATACGCACCTTGTCCGGCGGGGAGACGTGCTCGTTCCCAAATACGCTGTTGCTGACGTTGCGCTCCCGGCGGATCAGAGCAGGACCTTTGCGACTCTCTCTCAGGGAGACTCGACTATCGAGTGGAGTTGGGGCGAGCAGCTTCCAGAACCCATTGTGGACGGACCCACGGCTACATACCCCGATGTCATCGAGGGCGGGGACCTCCAAGTAACGGCCCTCGCAACAGGCTTCACCTACAACTTCATCCTACGAGAAGCCCCTACCGAGCCGCTGGTGCTACCGGTCCTCGTCGAGGGTGGCGACGTGCGCGAAACCGCCCAGGGAGCGATCAAGGTTTCCACCCCGGATGACGACCTATCTGCCTCTGCGCCTCAGCCGGTCATGTGGGACTCCTCAGACGGCGTCAGAGACGAGCCTGGGAACGCCGCGACCGTCGACACCACCCTCAGCGGCGCGAGCACCGACCAAACCACGATCAATCTGAAACCGAACCGCGACTTTCTGACCGACGCCGCCACGGAATACCCCGTCGTCGTTGACCCCTCGTTCACCACCTTCGCCTCTGGCGACGCATGGGTTCAAAACCGCACGTACACCACGGGCCAGACAAGCAGCCCAGAACTCCGTGTCGGAACCAATGACGGAGGCACGACCCGATCGCGCGCATTTATGCACTTCGACAACGGCACCGCGCGTTGGGAAGGCAAAAAGATCCTGTCGGCGAAACTCGTCCTGAGGAATTTTCACTCGACGACATGTGCCAATTCCCCAACCCGCGCAACACGTATTACCAATGCTTGGCTAGGTGACGACTTGACCTGGAGCAATCAGCCAAGCGTCGCTTCCGCCGGATCTGTCGACTACGGGGTCGCGAAGGGCGCTGACGGGTGCCCTGCCGGCGACGCAACGTGGAATATCACAAACATTGTTGCAGGATGGGCCAGTGGGGCTTTCCCCAACCACGGAATTCGGCTCGCGGCAGGTAACGAATCGAGCAACAATTCTTGGCGCAGGTACCGATCTGTCAACTACACCAACTACCCAAACAACCGGCCCCACATCGATGTCACCTACAACTCCTATCCCGGCGTCCCGTCGTCCCTATCCATCAGTGAGTCGAACAAAATCGGCACCGTCACGCGGACGCGCAGCGTAACGCCGGTTTTCACCACGAAGGTGTCCGATGCGGACCCAGGAACGTCGTCTGCCCAGTACGAAGTCACCCAGGCGGGAACTGTCCTCATCCCATTCACGAGAGGTGTTGGTACCAACGCGGCTGACGGGTCGATCTCCTCATTCAAGGTGCCCGAAGGAATACTTACTGAGGGGGACACGTACCAAGTCCGAGCACGTGGTACCGACGGGTCTGTCTACTCAGGAGCAGGATGGGCACTAACCTTCACAGTGGATTCCACAGCACCCGAACCCGTGACTATCACGTCCTCTGTGTACCCAGCCGATAACACTTGGAATGGCGCGGCCAACGAGCAAGGCACATTCGAGGTAACTCCATCGGGCACTGGCACCAAAGTGAGAGCGTGGCTAGATGAGCAGGCCCCACAAGAGCAGGCCACAACCGGAGCGCCCGTCAACTTTATGGTGACCCCTAGTTCGACTGGCAGACACGTTTTCAAGGCTCAAGCAATCGACGCCGCGGGAAACGCTTCTGAAACGATCGAGCACTCTTTCCTAGTCGGAGACCTCGATGCACAGTCCACGAGCGAGCTCGTCAACCAAGTGGTGCAAGAGCACTTCGGAGACCTCGTTACGATCTACGATCCAACTGATCCTGGAGACGAGGCAATAGATGCGGAGAAGGCAGCCGGCACCTTCCCCGCGCTTGACCCAACAACTGACGGCCTCACAAACACAGAGACGCCGCCCCCCGGATTCGTGGACGTCGATGAACCAGAAGTCCTCGAGGTCGACCCAGAGGCCGATTTCCCTACGGACACATTGGTCTTGCCGGAAGACTCAGCAGGCCTAATCGGTCAAATCGACTCCGGGGGAGTCCCAGTCACATCTTGGGACCTTCCCCAAGGAGCATCAAGCAGCGAAGCCGAGCTAACCCCTGGCGATGTCATCGTTTACCCCAACTCAGATCCGGGGATAGACACCATCGCGGTCCGGGAAAGTGAGAACAGCGTAGAGACGTTCCACCTCGTTCGAAGTGCAAACTCGGCCTCCTCATTCACCTACGACCCAACACTGCTGAGCGGGCAGGAGATAATCATCTCCACCGACGACAATATAGCCACGATCGTGGACGAATCTGGGGACTATGTTCTTTCGGTAGAGGCGCCGACAGCGCGTGACGCTGCGGGAGAACAGATTCCGGTTTCCCTAACGAATCAGAACGGCAATCTGGTGGTCGCGCTCGCTCCCACAAGCGAATCGACGGTCACATACCCCGTCCTCGTCGATCCCACCTTCCTAGCCCGAGACTCTTCCTACGCGAAGACGGGTGCAGAACGTGACTTCTGCATTCTGCCTTGGCACCTCAAAGACTGCCAGACCGCTAGGAAGGATGCCGCGAAGGCGAGAGACTCCGCGAACTACAGATTCCGCGACTACCGCGGAAGTCTCTATCAAGGTGCCGGAGACGCCTACCGTCACTGCTACTGGAGTGCCCGCCTCCGTCAACACATCGGTTACGACGACTCCTATGCCATTCTGACGCTGCACGAATCAACGTCTAAGTACAACGACCGAGCCATGGACCTCAACAACAATATGTGGGGCCGTAAAGTCGGCTTGGTATACAAGGAGTCGGCACACCCCATCATGAATTCAGTAGCTTGGTGTGAAGGGTATGCCCACCTCAGTGCGACGCACCCTGATTGGCACCGGCTATACATGCTCGGGCCATGGAATTGCAGTTCTCCTCGACCTCCGGGCTCGAAGGCCCCGCTTTATTGGTCCGAGACCCCCGATGGCCCTTGCTAG
- a CDS encoding vitamin B12-dependent ribonucleotide reductase: MTETVNSGSAKAQGGKGKGLKIERVFSTEGVHPYDEITWERRDVVQTNWKTGESVFEQRGVEYPDFWSVNASTIVTTKYFRGAVGTDAREWSLKQLIDRVVNTYTDAGQEHGYFASEADAELFEHELTWLLVHQYFSFNSPVWFNVGTPSPQQVSACFILSVDDSMDSILNWYKEEGFIFKGGSGAGLNLSRIRSSKELLSSGGTASGPVSFMRGADASAGTIKSGGATRRAAKMVVLDVDHPDIEEFVETKMNEEHKIRALRDAGFDMDLGGKDITSVQYQNANNSVRVTDEFMRAVEDGTEFGLKARGTGEVIETVDARNLFRKISEAAWSCADPGLQYDDTINDWHTNPETGRITASNPCSEYMSLDNSSCNLASLNLLKFLKDDDTFDAPLFAKAVELIITAMDISICFADFPTEPIGETTRNYRQLGIGYANLGALLMAMGLGYDSDGGRSMAAAITSLMTGQSYKRSAELAGIVGPYNGYARNADAHKRVMRKHQAANDAVRTLHTEDLAVHKLATQAWADVLTTGEANGFRNAQASVLAPTGTIGFMMDCDTTGIEPDFSLVKFKKLVGGGSMQIVNQTIPRALKKLGYQPEQIEAIVAYIAEHGHVIDAPGLKTEHYEIFDCAMGARALKPMGHVRMMAAAQPFLSGAVSKTVNLPEEATVEEIEDVYLQGWKLGIKALAVYRDNCKVGQPLSSGKGENKGSDSNSKTESDVVEKVVEKVVYAPTRKRLPKSRVSRTTSFTVGGAEGYMTSGAHNDGELGEVFLKLGKQGSTLAGVMDAFSIAVSIGLQYGVPLETYVSKFTNLRFEPAGMTDDPDVRMAQSIMDYIFRRLALDYMSFEDRSALGIYSAEERQRQLETGSYELVEETGSASELVEPPVVEEPRNEASSAVVEEPRNEASRNQAPVEATIVEAPQSAHTSAELLEKISGTAIDSPLCLTCGTKMRPAGSCHVCEGCGSTSGCS, from the coding sequence ATGACGGAGACGGTCAACAGCGGCTCTGCAAAGGCGCAGGGCGGCAAGGGCAAGGGCCTGAAGATCGAACGGGTCTTCAGCACCGAGGGCGTGCACCCCTACGACGAGATCACGTGGGAGCGTCGCGACGTCGTCCAGACGAACTGGAAGACCGGCGAGTCCGTCTTCGAGCAGCGTGGCGTCGAGTACCCCGACTTCTGGAGCGTCAACGCCTCCACGATCGTCACCACCAAGTACTTCCGCGGCGCCGTCGGCACCGACGCCCGCGAGTGGAGCCTCAAGCAGCTCATCGACCGGGTCGTGAACACCTACACCGACGCCGGCCAGGAGCACGGCTACTTCGCCTCCGAGGCCGACGCCGAGCTCTTCGAGCACGAGCTCACCTGGTTGCTGGTGCACCAGTACTTCTCCTTCAACTCTCCCGTCTGGTTCAACGTCGGCACGCCGAGCCCGCAGCAGGTGAGCGCCTGCTTCATCCTCTCCGTGGATGACTCGATGGACTCGATCCTCAACTGGTACAAGGAAGAGGGCTTCATCTTCAAGGGCGGCTCCGGCGCCGGCCTCAACCTCTCCCGCATCCGTTCGTCGAAGGAACTCCTCTCCTCCGGTGGTACGGCGTCGGGCCCGGTCTCCTTCATGCGCGGCGCCGACGCCTCCGCCGGCACCATCAAGTCGGGTGGCGCCACGCGTCGTGCGGCCAAGATGGTCGTGCTCGACGTCGACCACCCCGACATCGAGGAGTTCGTCGAGACCAAGATGAACGAGGAGCACAAGATCCGTGCGCTTCGTGACGCCGGCTTCGACATGGACCTCGGTGGCAAGGACATCACCTCGGTGCAGTACCAGAACGCCAACAACTCGGTGCGCGTCACCGACGAGTTCATGCGTGCGGTCGAGGACGGCACCGAGTTCGGCCTGAAGGCCCGCGGCACCGGCGAGGTCATCGAGACCGTCGACGCCCGCAACCTGTTCCGCAAGATCTCCGAGGCCGCCTGGTCCTGCGCCGACCCGGGCCTGCAGTACGACGACACCATCAACGACTGGCACACCAACCCCGAGACCGGCCGCATCACCGCGTCCAACCCGTGCTCGGAATACATGTCGCTCGACAACTCGTCGTGCAACCTGGCGTCGCTGAACCTGCTGAAGTTCCTCAAGGACGACGACACCTTCGACGCCCCGCTCTTCGCGAAGGCCGTCGAGCTGATCATCACCGCGATGGACATCTCGATCTGCTTCGCCGACTTCCCGACGGAGCCGATCGGCGAGACCACCCGCAACTACCGCCAGCTCGGCATCGGCTACGCCAACCTGGGCGCGCTGCTGATGGCGATGGGTCTGGGCTACGACTCCGACGGTGGCCGCTCGATGGCTGCCGCGATCACGTCGCTGATGACCGGCCAGTCCTACAAGCGCTCGGCAGAGCTCGCCGGCATCGTCGGTCCCTACAACGGCTACGCGCGCAACGCGGACGCCCACAAGCGGGTCATGCGCAAGCACCAGGCCGCCAACGACGCCGTACGCACCCTGCACACCGAGGACCTGGCCGTGCACAAGCTGGCCACCCAGGCGTGGGCCGACGTGCTCACCACCGGTGAGGCCAATGGCTTCCGCAACGCGCAGGCCTCCGTGCTCGCGCCGACCGGCACCATCGGCTTCATGATGGACTGCGACACCACCGGCATCGAGCCGGACTTCTCGCTGGTCAAGTTCAAGAAGCTCGTCGGTGGTGGCTCGATGCAGATCGTGAACCAGACGATCCCGCGGGCGCTGAAGAAGCTGGGCTACCAGCCCGAGCAGATCGAGGCGATCGTTGCCTACATCGCCGAGCACGGTCATGTCATCGACGCGCCGGGTCTGAAGACCGAGCACTACGAGATCTTCGACTGCGCGATGGGTGCCCGGGCGCTCAAGCCCATGGGTCACGTGCGAATGATGGCGGCTGCTCAGCCGTTCTTGAGCGGGGCCGTGAGCAAGACGGTCAACCTTCCTGAGGAGGCGACGGTCGAGGAAATCGAAGACGTTTATCTCCAAGGCTGGAAGCTCGGAATCAAAGCCCTGGCCGTGTACCGCGACAACTGCAAGGTGGGTCAGCCGCTCTCGTCAGGCAAGGGCGAGAACAAGGGCAGCGACTCGAACAGCAAGACGGAATCTGATGTTGTCGAGAAGGTCGTGGAGAAGGTCGTCTACGCCCCGACCCGCAAGCGCCTGCCGAAGTCGCGCGTGTCGCGCACCACGTCGTTCACCGTCGGCGGTGCCGAGGGCTACATGACCTCGGGCGCCCACAACGACGGGGAGCTCGGTGAGGTGTTCCTCAAGCTGGGCAAGCAGGGCTCGACCTTGGCCGGTGTGATGGACGCCTTCTCAATCGCGGTGTCGATCGGCCTGCAGTACGGCGTCCCGCTGGAGACCTATGTCTCGAAGTTCACCAACCTGCGCTTCGAGCCGGCCGGCATGACCGATGACCCGGACGTGCGGATGGCGCAGTCGATCATGGACTACATCTTCCGCCGTCTGGCCCTGGACTACATGTCCTTCGAGGACCGCTCGGCTCTCGGCATCTACTCCGCCGAGGAGCGTCAGCGCCAGCTCGAGACCGGTTCCTACGAACTGGTCGAGGAGACCGGTAGCGCCTCCGAGCTCGTCGAGCCCCCGGTGGTTGAGGAGCCGAGGAACGAGGCGTCTTCTGCGGTGGTTGAGGAGCCGAGGAACGAGGCGTCTCGAAACCAAGCCCCGGTCGAGGCAACGATCGTCGAAGCACCCCAGAGTGCCCACACCTCCGCCGAGCTTCTCGAGAAGATCAGCGGTACGGCGATCGACAGCCCGCTCTGCCTCACCTGCGGCACCAAGATGCGCCCCGCCGGCTCGTGCCACGTGTGCGAAGGTTGCGGAAGCACCTCCGGCTGCAGCTGA
- the nrdR gene encoding transcriptional regulator NrdR, producing MHCPYCRSTDTRVLDSRVGDDGGSIRRRRTCPACNKRWTTVEQMQLTVLKRSGASEPFNREKAVSGVRKACKGRPVTADQLACLGQAVEDALRSGGSAEVPANEVGLAILGPLRELDEVAYLRFASVYRAFESAEDFESEIAMLRAERSAGVSHGFEAGASAPGEKQPQPTG from the coding sequence ATGCACTGCCCCTACTGCCGCAGCACCGACACCCGCGTGCTCGACTCCCGCGTCGGCGACGACGGTGGATCGATCCGCCGCCGCCGGACGTGCCCGGCCTGCAACAAGCGCTGGACGACGGTCGAGCAGATGCAGCTGACGGTGCTCAAGCGCTCCGGCGCGAGCGAGCCGTTCAACCGCGAGAAGGCCGTCTCCGGTGTCCGCAAGGCCTGCAAGGGTCGTCCGGTCACCGCCGACCAGCTGGCCTGCCTGGGCCAGGCCGTCGAAGACGCACTGCGCAGCGGTGGGTCCGCCGAGGTCCCGGCCAACGAGGTCGGCCTCGCCATCCTGGGCCCGTTGCGCGAGCTCGACGAGGTCGCCTACCTGCGCTTCGCCAGCGTCTACCGCGCGTTCGAGTCCGCCGAGGACTTCGAGTCCGAGATCGCGATGCTGCGTGCGGAGCGTTCCGCCGGCGTCTCCCATGGCTTCGAGGCCGGCGCGTCGGCGCCCGGCGAGAAGCAACCCCAGCCCACGGGCTGA
- a CDS encoding LysM peptidoglycan-binding domain-containing protein, whose amino-acid sequence MSTMTLSPASQTSTIPVGQRQVSTIQVGQRQTSQGKVGQRQLRLTRRGRVVIFIAALLVVMGAALLLANASTATNHAGVDQPTRAVVVESGDTLWSIAGDLAGDGEVRDMVHEIKQLNALDSSMLMTGQTIFVPIS is encoded by the coding sequence ATGAGCACCATGACCCTCAGCCCCGCCAGCCAGACCAGCACGATCCCGGTCGGCCAGCGCCAGGTCAGCACGATCCAGGTCGGCCAGCGCCAGACCAGCCAAGGCAAGGTCGGCCAGCGCCAGCTCCGCCTCACCCGGCGCGGCCGCGTGGTCATCTTCATCGCGGCACTGCTGGTGGTCATGGGCGCCGCCCTTCTCCTGGCCAACGCATCGACGGCCACCAACCACGCCGGCGTCGACCAGCCGACCCGGGCAGTCGTGGTCGAGTCCGGCGACACGTTGTGGAGCATCGCGGGCGACCTGGCCGGGGACGGCGAGGTGCGTGACATGGTGCACGAGATCAAGCAGCTCAACGCGCTCGACTCCTCGATGCTGATGACCGGCCAGACCATCTTCGTGCCGATCAGCTGA
- a CDS encoding ABC transporter ATP-binding protein, giving the protein MVPPSPARPTVAPPERVHAPPGTPGTSTPPASAWALLRRGLARNKARLVASFGLLSLWQACETLVPVMIGLIIDRAVATGEVREMVVWGLALCALFGFLSYGYRFGAQIGFSVMQQEMHRTRVEIAAHALHPRGARTSLRPGETLSLATADAELVGQFIRSMGFTVAAVISLAGASWYLLTLDLTLGLVVLVGVPMVLALTQAITPAISRHTEHQQSTVAEATGVATDLIRGLRVLKGIGAESVAGSRYRALSGRARDASVRSTSTYGAMAGLTQGLSGLFLAAVAVVAGHRALSGDISIGELIAVVGLTQFLAEPLGMLGDISAHTARAHASARRIVVFLHTPHLVPVGDAHPHSGAGLRLTSVTAPGLNRVSLDSRPGEILGIAVTDPAAAASLMALVSGSSSPVSGDLTLGGLPLDELSLAARNEHLLVSPHHVDLFEGTLRSNIDPTSTLAPAELDRLLDASACADVVSLVPEGLDQPVTPDGATFSGGQRQRIALARALATDAPLLVLHDPTTAVDAVTEHRIAAGIRELRSDAAGRRTTWLVTSSPALLAQCDRVLLITDAGVTGEGTHHELAADPTYAEVVLR; this is encoded by the coding sequence GTGGTTCCACCTTCCCCCGCGCGGCCAACGGTCGCCCCGCCCGAGCGAGTCCACGCACCCCCCGGAACGCCTGGAACTTCCACGCCACCGGCCAGCGCCTGGGCCCTCCTGCGACGCGGGCTGGCCCGCAACAAGGCTCGCCTGGTCGCCAGCTTCGGTCTGCTCAGCCTCTGGCAGGCCTGCGAGACCCTGGTGCCGGTGATGATCGGCCTGATCATCGATCGCGCGGTCGCCACCGGCGAGGTCCGCGAGATGGTCGTCTGGGGACTCGCCCTCTGCGCGCTCTTCGGCTTCCTCTCCTACGGCTACCGGTTCGGCGCACAGATCGGGTTCAGCGTCATGCAGCAGGAGATGCACCGGACCCGCGTCGAGATCGCGGCGCACGCGCTGCACCCGCGCGGAGCCAGGACGTCCCTGCGCCCCGGCGAGACACTCTCGCTGGCCACTGCCGACGCCGAGCTCGTCGGGCAGTTCATCCGCTCCATGGGCTTCACGGTCGCCGCGGTCATCTCGCTGGCCGGAGCGTCGTGGTACCTCCTCACCCTGGACCTGACGCTCGGCCTCGTGGTGCTCGTCGGCGTCCCGATGGTGCTCGCGCTGACCCAGGCGATCACCCCCGCGATCTCCCGGCACACCGAGCACCAGCAGTCCACGGTCGCCGAGGCGACCGGCGTCGCCACCGACCTGATCCGCGGCCTGCGCGTTCTCAAGGGAATCGGTGCCGAGTCGGTCGCCGGGTCCCGCTACCGAGCACTCAGCGGACGGGCCCGCGACGCATCCGTGCGGAGCACGTCGACGTACGGCGCGATGGCCGGCCTCACCCAGGGCCTCTCGGGACTGTTCCTCGCGGCCGTCGCTGTGGTCGCCGGGCACCGGGCACTCTCCGGTGACATCAGCATCGGCGAGCTGATCGCCGTGGTCGGCCTGACCCAGTTCCTGGCCGAGCCCCTCGGCATGCTCGGCGACATCTCCGCCCACACCGCACGGGCCCACGCCTCCGCCCGCCGGATCGTGGTGTTCCTGCACACCCCGCACCTGGTGCCGGTCGGCGACGCGCACCCGCACTCGGGGGCAGGACTGCGACTCACCTCCGTCACGGCTCCCGGCCTCAACCGGGTCAGCCTGGACTCTCGCCCCGGCGAGATCCTCGGCATCGCGGTCACCGACCCGGCGGCTGCCGCTTCACTGATGGCGCTCGTGAGCGGCTCGTCGTCCCCTGTCTCCGGCGACCTCACCCTGGGCGGCCTGCCGCTGGACGAGCTGTCCCTCGCCGCCCGCAACGAGCACCTGCTGGTCAGCCCGCACCACGTCGACCTCTTCGAGGGCACCCTGCGCAGCAACATCGACCCGACCTCCACGCTCGCCCCCGCGGAGCTGGACCGACTGCTCGACGCGTCGGCCTGCGCCGACGTGGTCTCGCTCGTCCCCGAAGGCCTCGACCAACCGGTCACCCCCGACGGCGCCACCTTCTCCGGAGGCCAGCGCCAACGCATCGCGCTGGCCCGCGCCCTCGCCACGGACGCGCCCCTGCTCGTGCTGCACGACCCCACCACCGCCGTCGATGCGGTCACCGAGCACCGCATCGCAGCAGGCATCCGCGAGCTGCGCAGCGACGCCGCGGGGCGGCGTACGACGTGGCTGGTCACCTCCTCCCCCGCCCTCCTCGCGCAGTGCGACCGGGTCTTGCTGATCACCGACGCCGGCGTCACCGGCGAGGGCACCCACCACGAGCTCGCCGCCGACCCGACGTACGCCGAGGTGGTGCTGCGATGA
- a CDS encoding ABC transporter ATP-binding protein, translating into MSTRHLLPIATRQETAGLAWRLVARHRLPLVASIVSFVLAGLCALVAPWMLGHIVDLVIEGAPARELTTAAVVIGVAAVGGGLFTWASVAFLARAGEPALAELREDVLDKALALDSARVEAAGTGDLLSRVGDDARTVASSLTEIVPTLVNSLVLVAFTAAGLFALDWRLGLAGLGALPFYVMGLRWYLPKSGPYYARERVAQGERAQAMVSGLQGAPTVRAFGMSADQVATIEDRSDEARTISVTVFRLLTRFGARSNRAELIGLLLVLTTGFLLVRADSTTVGAVTAAALYFHRLFNPINALLYIFDSVQSTGASLSRLAGVSLLPPPPARPGSLPAAPGPLTLAGIDHAYVEGRPVLSSVAVTIAPGERVALVGATGAGKTTLGAIAAGVLPPTSGRVDLAGTSLAELPSSVLRQRVSLINQDFYVFAGTVRDAVTLVAADATDDAVRAALETVSALGWVEALPDGLDTVIGGGAHPLTPAQAQHLALARIALADPWFVVLDEATAEAGSAGARDLERAALAVTEGRGALVVAHRLTQSESADRVLVMHEGRVVEEGSHDELLRSGGRYAELWAAWSGS; encoded by the coding sequence ATGAGCACGCGCCACCTCCTCCCCATCGCCACGCGCCAGGAGACGGCCGGGCTCGCCTGGCGCCTGGTCGCCCGTCACCGGTTGCCGCTGGTGGCATCGATCGTCTCGTTCGTGCTGGCCGGCCTCTGCGCCTTGGTGGCGCCGTGGATGCTCGGGCACATCGTCGACCTGGTCATCGAGGGCGCCCCGGCGCGCGAGCTCACCACGGCCGCCGTCGTCATCGGCGTCGCAGCCGTGGGAGGCGGGTTGTTCACCTGGGCCTCCGTCGCCTTCCTCGCCCGCGCCGGCGAGCCCGCTCTGGCCGAGCTGCGCGAGGACGTGCTCGACAAGGCACTCGCCCTGGACTCGGCCCGCGTCGAGGCAGCCGGCACCGGCGACCTGCTCTCCCGCGTCGGGGACGACGCCCGCACCGTCGCCAGCTCGCTCACCGAGATCGTGCCGACGCTGGTGAACTCGCTGGTGCTCGTGGCCTTCACCGCCGCCGGCCTCTTCGCGCTCGACTGGCGTCTGGGCCTGGCCGGCTTGGGGGCGCTGCCGTTCTACGTGATGGGACTGCGCTGGTACCTCCCGAAGTCGGGCCCCTACTACGCGCGCGAACGCGTGGCCCAGGGCGAGCGCGCCCAGGCCATGGTCAGCGGGCTGCAGGGTGCACCCACCGTGCGCGCCTTCGGGATGTCGGCCGACCAGGTGGCCACCATCGAGGACCGCTCCGACGAGGCCCGCACCATCTCCGTCACCGTGTTCAGGCTGCTCACCCGCTTCGGCGCACGCTCCAACCGCGCCGAGCTGATCGGGCTGCTGCTGGTGCTGACCACCGGTTTCCTGCTGGTGCGCGCCGACTCCACCACGGTGGGCGCGGTGACCGCCGCCGCGCTCTACTTCCACCGACTCTTCAACCCGATCAACGCGCTGCTCTACATCTTTGACTCGGTGCAGTCGACCGGCGCCTCGCTCTCCCGCCTGGCCGGCGTCTCGCTGCTGCCCCCTCCGCCTGCCCGGCCGGGTTCGCTGCCGGCCGCTCCGGGGCCACTGACACTCGCCGGCATCGACCACGCGTACGTCGAGGGGCGCCCGGTGCTCTCCTCGGTCGCGGTCACCATCGCACCGGGCGAGCGGGTCGCTCTCGTCGGTGCCACCGGGGCCGGCAAGACGACACTCGGCGCGATCGCGGCCGGCGTCCTGCCGCCGACGTCCGGACGTGTGGACCTGGCCGGCACCTCATTGGCGGAGCTGCCCAGCAGCGTCCTGCGCCAGCGGGTCTCGTTGATCAACCAGGACTTCTACGTCTTCGCCGGCACCGTGCGCGACGCGGTGACCCTGGTCGCCGCCGACGCCACCGACGACGCTGTCCGGGCGGCGCTCGAGACCGTCTCGGCCCTCGGGTGGGTCGAGGCGCTGCCCGACGGCCTCGACACCGTCATCGGTGGCGGCGCCCACCCGCTGACCCCGGCCCAGGCCCAGCACCTCGCCCTGGCCCGGATCGCGCTCGCCGACCCGTGGTTCGTCGTGCTCGACGAGGCCACCGCCGAGGCGGGCTCTGCCGGCGCCCGCGACCTCGAACGGGCCGCACTGGCCGTCACCGAGGGCCGCGGCGCCCTCGTGGTCGCGCACCGGCTGACCCAGTCGGAGTCGGCGGACCGGGTGCTGGTCATGCACGAGGGCCGCGTGGTCGAGGAGGGCAGCCACGACGAGCTGTTGCGCTCCGGCGGTCGGTACGCCGAGCTGTGGGCTGCCTGGTCGGGCAGCTGA